AAACGTATCTGACGCTGTACCCCGACCCGTATCCGGGCCACCTCTACGAGCGCGCCGGACTCGACTTGGACGCGCTGTCGGAACACGTGGACGAGTTCGTCGTCCCGTTGTACGACATGGCCTACTCGACGACCTACTGGCTCGAAATCATCGCCAGTGGGTTCGCCGACGCGCTCGACATCCCGTTCAGCATCGAACTGTACGCGGTCGATATCGACATCGACGACCTCATTCACGCCACCGAAGTCGCCGACGCCTACGCGAACGACGTGTTCTTTGGCTACGAATCGGGCAACGCCCGCGGCGCGATTCGGCGGATGGACGCCGACTCACGCGACGGCGTCACGCACGGCAACTAGCCGAACTCGTTTTCCTGCCACGCGACCAACTGCTCGCGGTCGCGGGTGTTTTCGGGTAACTTCCCGAACCATTTCGCATCCGTTATCTCGCCGTCCGGGTCGCGGACCGTCGGCGTCGTCGTCTTCGCACACGCCTGAAACACGGGGAGGATACCCCACGTCGAGTACTCGCCGCACCGAATTGCAGTACGGGTTGCGATTCCGAGTCCTTCGTAGTTCGCTTCCACGCCCGCCTCCTCGCAGAGTTCCCGTTCCGCGGTTTCGCGGTAGGACTCGTCTTCCTGAATGCCGCCGCCGGGGAGCACCCACGTGTCCAACCCGCCGTGCCAGACGAGGAGGATTTCGCCGGACGGCCGATAGACGATGGTGTGTGCGCCGTACGGCGCGCCGGTGTCCGAGACGCGCCGGGCGAGCGTCCGAAATCGCCGCCGGGAGACATCGTACGTCCGGGTGAACTCCATAAATCCCGTGTGTCGCTCCGTCAGTCGATGATAGGCCTGTTCGGCCCGCTGGTCCGCCTCGGTAGCGAGAAACCAGAGGTCATCGAGCGTCATCGTGTGACTGACCGCGATGTGACTCGGATGGCGAACGAGAGGGAGAATCCGACCGCGCGGAGAGTGCAATCATGTGCCAGGATATTCGAGCGGGCGAGATAAGCCTTCGGTCGGGGACACTCCGGAATCGGACGGTTTTTACGACCGGATGGGCTATCCGGCGGTATGAGCTTTGAGGAAGACGACGCGGTCATTCTGCACGACCAGCACAGCGAATACGACGGCGACGAGGGGACGGTCACGCAAGTCATCGAGAACATGTTCGGCGACGCCACCTACACCGTCAGCTTCGAGGACGGACAGGAAACCGGCGTTCCGGAGGACTCCCTCGAAGCGGCCGAGGGTGACGCCGACGAAGACGCGGACGACGAAGCGTAACTTTTCTTTCCCCCACTCGTACGTACCATCATGGCCAGCGTTCCGTTTCATTACATCGACCTGCGGGCATTCTGCTATGCGACCGAAGACGACCAGCGCGTGGAGGACGCCCTCGACGCCTACCTCCCCGAGGAGGCCGAAATCGAGCGCATGAAGAGCGAAGGGCATCTCGGCGACCGAATCCTCATCCTCTCGGCGCGGGTGGAGAACGCCGACGAAATGCGTCACATACTCGGCAAACTCCGCGAACTGGACGACATCGAGCAAGTGCGCGGGGAACTCGACCAGCGCGTGGACGACAACTGTTCGTTTTTCATCTCGCTCGACAAGCAAGCCGCGTACCGCGACGAGGTTCGACTC
The genomic region above belongs to Haladaptatus sp. R4 and contains:
- a CDS encoding RNA-binding protein translates to MASVPFHYIDLRAFCYATEDDQRVEDALDAYLPEEAEIERMKSEGHLGDRILILSARVENADEMRHILGKLRELDDIEQVRGELDQRVDDNCSFFISLDKQAAYRDEVRLGQGITLRAKVEAYPAKKEAAVENAKEALS
- a CDS encoding NUDIX hydrolase, encoding MTLDDLWFLATEADQRAEQAYHRLTERHTGFMEFTRTYDVSRRRFRTLARRVSDTGAPYGAHTIVYRPSGEILLVWHGGLDTWVLPGGGIQEDESYRETAERELCEEAGVEANYEGLGIATRTAIRCGEYSTWGILPVFQACAKTTTPTVRDPDGEITDAKWFGKLPENTRDREQLVAWQENEFG